The proteins below come from a single Leptospiraceae bacterium genomic window:
- a CDS encoding thioredoxin family protein, whose translation MENLSVISYLSLSFSFGLLSLLTPCVFPLIPITVSYFTKRQESEKAKPVLDALLYSLGIILSFTVVGFLMAALFGASGINRLASNPFVNLMIAVIFILFAFNLFGMFEILVSGNLLTKLSNFQSNNNLLSIWVMSFTFTLTTFTCTMPFIGTVLVSASKGDWFYPILGMLGYSFAFSIPFFLLALFPSGIKKLPRSGNWMVSFKIILGFLELAAALKFISNADLVWKWNILTREFFLVIWASLFITIALYLFGVFYFTHEKKEETKSGLRIFSAVLFLAIGLNFLTATNGRTLGELDAYLPPPSSQLNNTKLPEELVWLDNLEFAKAESIKTGKRIFLDFTGYTCTNCRWMEQNIFTEPDVKELLAKFILVRLYTDGDEKVHEENQKYEEDKFGTIALPLYVGMDSNEKVLNQFLGMTRDKEEYKRFLREMLE comes from the coding sequence ATGGAAAATTTATCAGTTATTTCGTATTTATCTCTATCCTTTAGTTTTGGGCTTTTATCTCTTTTAACACCCTGCGTGTTTCCTTTGATTCCTATTACTGTATCCTATTTTACGAAAAGGCAGGAATCTGAAAAAGCAAAACCAGTTTTAGATGCTCTTCTGTATTCACTTGGAATTATATTATCATTTACAGTGGTCGGATTTTTAATGGCAGCTTTGTTTGGGGCTAGTGGCATAAATCGATTAGCTTCTAACCCTTTCGTAAATTTAATGATCGCAGTGATATTTATTTTATTTGCCTTTAATTTATTTGGAATGTTTGAAATCCTAGTTTCCGGAAATTTACTCACAAAACTATCGAACTTTCAATCTAACAATAATCTACTCAGCATCTGGGTAATGTCTTTCACATTTACTTTGACAACGTTTACTTGCACAATGCCTTTTATTGGAACAGTTTTGGTTTCTGCATCGAAGGGAGATTGGTTTTATCCGATTTTGGGCATGCTCGGTTATAGTTTTGCATTTTCGATTCCGTTTTTTTTGCTTGCTCTTTTTCCTTCGGGAATAAAAAAACTCCCGCGTTCAGGAAATTGGATGGTATCGTTTAAAATTATTTTAGGTTTCTTAGAATTAGCCGCTGCACTCAAATTTATTAGCAATGCAGATTTAGTTTGGAAATGGAATATTTTAACGAGGGAATTCTTTTTGGTGATTTGGGCGTCTTTATTTATTACTATTGCTCTTTATCTTTTTGGTGTTTTTTATTTTACTCATGAAAAAAAAGAGGAAACAAAATCGGGACTCAGAATTTTTTCTGCAGTTTTATTTCTTGCGATTGGACTTAATTTTTTAACTGCAACAAATGGAAGAACACTCGGAGAGTTAGATGCATATTTGCCGCCACCAAGTTCTCAATTGAATAATACAAAATTACCTGAAGAATTAGTTTGGTTGGATAATTTAGAGTTTGCAAAAGCTGAGTCTATTAAAACAGGAAAGAGAATTTTTTTAGATTTTACAGGATATACTTGCACAAACTGCAGATGGATGGAACAAAACATATTTACTGAGCCTGATGTAAAAGAATTACTTGCGAAATTTATACTTGTTCGTCTATATACGGATGGGGATGAAAAAGTTCATGAAGAAAATCAAAAATACGAAGAAGATAAATTTGGAACTATTGCCCTTCCACTTTATGTAGGTATGGACTCGAATGAAAAAGTTTTAAATCAATTTCTAGGAATGACTCGTGATAAAGAAGAATACAAAAGGTTTTTGAGAGAAATGTTAGAATAA
- a CDS encoding porin, giving the protein MKIKKIFLCLIIFSAFGISAQTVAPKGEDPKPAEAKWYDKVNFSGYVDVYYKYTSNNRQGATQDTSGTFDTYNKQFAVNAVKLSIEKLPEKESPWGFRMDLQNGQNIMYQERPYQTTNSIYNMQMLQQAYVSLYFPVAQGLVIDAGKMATHIGNELLDSKDNINYTIGYIFFNTIPFIQTGARATLTLSDKLSGGLYLYNSAQGTGFTGNGQQFGVSGTTPAGANEVFSTSNHVYADGPNSMKSYGSQVKYSVVPDKFQVVWNTLYGNDVTQSRQSDAAFYAAQLPAGGFSSFNQPSRNRTDNWFINHMMFIFNPTDKLMVLLDWTYGERKGFTNTAAAGYPNDGFLIDSNGDGQILTDGSDFRYRPDGQSVKKIYNTYGIWAKYSFTEKYALGFRYEHIDDSRYGGALTVNPPGAFVTPRYRGDLQAASGNLTNNQFQGLGRPNSSLGQARTLTLTPTINWTENMLIKIDLRRDWARGEQFIDTAGRAVHAQHGIIVGVVAKF; this is encoded by the coding sequence ATGAAGATAAAAAAAATTTTTTTATGCTTAATTATCTTTTCTGCCTTTGGAATTTCGGCACAAACAGTAGCCCCAAAAGGGGAAGATCCGAAGCCAGCAGAAGCTAAATGGTATGATAAGGTAAATTTTTCAGGATATGTGGATGTTTATTACAAATATACATCTAACAATAGACAGGGAGCCACACAAGACACAAGTGGGACTTTTGACACTTACAATAAACAATTTGCAGTCAATGCAGTAAAACTTTCTATTGAAAAGTTACCTGAAAAAGAAAGCCCATGGGGCTTTAGAATGGATCTTCAAAATGGTCAAAATATAATGTACCAAGAAAGACCATACCAAACAACTAACTCCATTTATAATATGCAAATGCTACAACAAGCATATGTATCCCTTTACTTCCCAGTTGCACAAGGATTAGTAATTGATGCAGGTAAAATGGCTACCCATATTGGAAATGAGCTTCTTGACTCGAAAGATAATATAAACTATACCATAGGCTATATCTTCTTCAATACAATTCCATTCATTCAGACTGGTGCTCGAGCAACTTTAACATTAAGTGACAAACTCAGTGGTGGTCTTTACTTATATAACAGTGCGCAAGGTACAGGGTTTACAGGAAATGGACAACAATTTGGTGTATCTGGAACTACTCCTGCAGGTGCGAATGAAGTATTCAGCACTTCTAATCACGTATATGCGGATGGTCCAAATTCTATGAAATCATACGGATCACAAGTTAAATATTCTGTGGTTCCGGATAAGTTTCAGGTTGTATGGAATACTCTTTATGGAAATGACGTAACTCAATCTCGTCAATCAGATGCCGCATTCTACGCTGCTCAACTTCCTGCCGGCGGATTCTCTTCATTTAATCAACCAAGTAGAAATAGAACTGACAATTGGTTCATTAACCACATGATGTTTATATTCAACCCAACTGACAAGTTGATGGTATTATTAGATTGGACTTATGGAGAAAGAAAAGGATTCACAAATACAGCTGCTGCTGGGTATCCAAATGATGGATTTCTTATCGACTCCAACGGCGACGGTCAAATCCTTACAGACGGTTCTGATTTTAGATATCGTCCCGATGGACAAAGTGTAAAAAAGATTTACAATACTTATGGTATTTGGGCTAAGTATAGCTTTACTGAAAAATATGCACTTGGATTTCGTTATGAGCATATCGACGATTCTCGATATGGTGGTGCTTTAACAGTAAATCCTCCGGGAGCATTTGTTACTCCTAGATACAGAGGTGACCTTCAAGCAGCTTCAGGTAATCTAACTAACAATCAATTCCAAGGTTTAGGTAGACCAAATTCTAGTTTAGGTCAAGCAAGAACTTTGACCTTGACACCAACTATCAATTGGACGGAAAATATGCTTATTAAGATTGATTTAAGAAGAGATTGGGCACGAGGCGAACAATTTATTGATACTGCCGGTAGAGCGGTACACGCACAACATGGAATCATTGTTGGTGTAGTTGCTAAATTCTAA
- a CDS encoding UDP-N-acetylmuramate--alanine ligase, with product MNIYMIGIGGIAMGNLAFMLKQAGHTVSGSDHKLYPPMSDKLKEWGLKTHEGFNAANLGHPEFVIVGNAISRGNPEVEEMLNRGLEYMSMPQAIGHFFLKNKKVIVIAGTHGKTTTTFLTHHILKEAGLKPGLFAGGIRKDGSPGFEIGDGEYFVIEGDEYDSAFFDKGSKFLHYRPHFLVMTSLDFDHADIFPNLDAIKIMFKRLLVLVPSKGKVFYWAGSKNLIEICKNFKHAPVLSYEVGKKDSILRLITSSKSQKAVSVKSGKELDSPMIGMHNFRNTEVAANVCKAAGLSEEKIFKGIESFPGVKRRQDILHKSLNAIVMEDFAHHPIAIEETVKAVKESYPGYKIISLFEPRSATSHRNIFQKEFAESFKKSDIVIVTEVFNLNKVDKKARLNVKKLIKEIPSKSKIKKAIYAKDSNELLVKLEKELKDFAKEKVLILAMSNGAFGGIYPTLIEMVNKK from the coding sequence ATGAATATTTATATGATTGGAATTGGTGGAATTGCCATGGGAAATCTGGCTTTCATGTTAAAACAAGCGGGGCACACAGTAAGTGGCTCAGATCATAAACTCTATCCTCCGATGTCAGACAAACTAAAAGAATGGGGATTAAAAACACACGAAGGATTTAATGCGGCTAATCTCGGTCATCCTGAATTTGTCATTGTTGGCAATGCAATCTCTAGGGGAAATCCAGAAGTAGAAGAAATGTTAAATCGTGGACTAGAATATATGAGTATGCCGCAAGCCATTGGTCATTTCTTTTTGAAAAACAAAAAAGTTATCGTAATAGCGGGAACACACGGAAAAACTACTACTACATTTTTAACGCATCATATTCTAAAAGAAGCAGGCTTAAAACCTGGATTATTTGCCGGTGGGATACGAAAGGATGGAAGTCCTGGATTTGAAATTGGAGATGGAGAATACTTTGTGATAGAGGGTGATGAATACGATTCAGCATTTTTTGACAAAGGCTCTAAGTTTTTACATTACCGTCCTCATTTTTTAGTCATGACATCGCTTGACTTTGACCATGCAGATATATTTCCAAATCTAGACGCGATTAAAATAATGTTTAAGCGGTTACTCGTGCTTGTCCCGTCAAAAGGAAAAGTATTTTATTGGGCAGGATCAAAGAACTTGATCGAAATTTGTAAAAATTTTAAACATGCGCCAGTCCTGAGTTACGAAGTTGGCAAAAAAGATTCCATACTTCGACTCATTACTAGTTCCAAATCACAAAAAGCAGTTTCTGTTAAATCAGGAAAAGAATTGGATAGCCCGATGATTGGAATGCATAATTTTAGGAATACGGAAGTAGCGGCAAATGTATGTAAAGCGGCAGGACTTTCAGAAGAGAAAATTTTTAAAGGAATAGAAAGTTTTCCAGGTGTAAAGAGAAGACAGGATATTCTACATAAATCTTTAAATGCAATTGTAATGGAGGATTTTGCACATCATCCAATCGCAATAGAAGAAACAGTCAAAGCGGTTAAGGAATCTTATCCGGGATATAAAATTATCAGTTTATTCGAACCAAGAAGTGCAACTTCCCATAGAAATATATTCCAAAAAGAATTTGCGGAAAGTTTTAAAAAATCGGACATTGTAATTGTGACAGAAGTATTTAACCTAAACAAGGTAGATAAAAAAGCAAGACTAAATGTAAAAAAATTAATCAAAGAGATTCCAAGTAAATCCAAAATCAAAAAAGCAATTTATGCCAAAGATTCAAATGAATTACTTGTCAAATTAGAAAAAGAACTAAAAGATTTTGCTAAAGAAAAAGTTCTAATTCTTGCGATGTCTAATGGAGCATTCGGCGGGATTTATCCAACATTAATTGAAATGGTGAATAAAAAATAA
- a CDS encoding polyprenyl synthetase family protein: protein MEYFLDLFNERKEFIETFFEDAVFPDFKKNFHSILAEASIYSLRAGGKRLRPVLTISAYLSSRPNISENVLNAAAALECIHTYSLIHDDLPAMDDDDYRRGVLTCHKKFSESTAILAGDALNSYGFYLISQLKTNDSELLIDILKLLHEGAGGFGMVSGQMEDLQLENNPNLFNEKTLDSIHNKKTGALIVASLLIGNRLTEDWQIKENPFRIYGNKIGLLFQITDDIIDEEGSFEELGKTPGKDIASGKLTYPSLYGMQKTKKLRDEIKEELISLSKNLESSDSHFFKNLPVYIAERKK, encoded by the coding sequence ATGGAATATTTCTTAGATTTATTTAACGAACGAAAAGAATTTATTGAAACTTTTTTTGAAGATGCAGTGTTCCCAGATTTCAAAAAAAATTTTCATTCAATTCTAGCAGAGGCTTCTATTTACAGCCTACGGGCAGGAGGAAAACGACTTCGTCCTGTTCTAACGATTTCTGCCTATCTAAGCTCTCGACCAAATATTTCTGAAAATGTATTAAATGCCGCAGCTGCACTAGAGTGTATTCATACCTATTCCCTAATACATGACGATCTTCCAGCAATGGATGATGACGACTATCGCCGAGGTGTATTAACTTGTCATAAAAAATTCTCCGAGTCTACAGCTATCCTTGCAGGTGATGCATTAAATTCATACGGATTTTATCTTATTTCTCAACTCAAAACAAATGACTCTGAATTACTCATTGATATTTTAAAACTTCTACACGAAGGTGCCGGCGGATTCGGAATGGTTTCCGGACAAATGGAAGATTTACAGCTAGAAAACAATCCGAATTTGTTTAACGAAAAAACGTTAGACTCTATACATAATAAAAAAACAGGTGCTCTAATTGTAGCGTCCCTCCTAATCGGAAATCGATTAACTGAAGATTGGCAAATTAAAGAAAATCCGTTCAGAATCTACGGAAATAAAATTGGACTTCTATTTCAAATTACGGATGACATAATAGATGAAGAAGGTTCATTTGAAGAGTTAGGAAAAACTCCTGGCAAAGATATAGCTAGCGGCAAATTAACATATCCCTCTCTGTATGGAATGCAAAAAACTAAAAAACTTCGTGACGAAATCAAAGAAGAACTCATTTCTCTTTCAAAAAACTTAGAAAGTTCGGATTCCCACTTTTTTAAAAACCTGCCGGTCTACATTGCAGAAAGAAAAAAATAG
- the ndk gene encoding nucleoside-diphosphate kinase: MSRTFIMIKPDAVRNRHAGEIIARIEKEGFKILGLKYIKLSENDAKEFYKVHAARPFYGELCKDMSASPVIVAALERENAVAHWREVIGATDPKEAAPGTIRALYAESKGANSVHGSDSDENANSEITFFFKGFELVN; this comes from the coding sequence ATGTCTAGAACATTTATAATGATAAAACCGGACGCAGTCCGAAACAGACACGCGGGCGAAATTATTGCTCGCATTGAGAAAGAAGGATTCAAGATTCTTGGATTAAAATATATCAAACTATCCGAGAATGATGCAAAAGAATTTTACAAAGTGCATGCAGCGCGTCCTTTCTACGGAGAACTTTGCAAAGATATGTCAGCAAGTCCAGTTATCGTTGCAGCTCTAGAGCGTGAAAATGCTGTTGCTCATTGGCGAGAAGTAATCGGGGCAACAGATCCTAAAGAAGCAGCTCCAGGAACTATTCGCGCACTGTATGCTGAAAGCAAAGGAGCAAACTCAGTTCATGGTTCTGATTCCGATGAAAACGCAAACTCAGAAATCACCTTTTTCTTCAAAGGGTTTGAACTGGTTAATTAA
- the coaD gene encoding pantetheine-phosphate adenylyltransferase has product MRKLAIYPGAFDPMTNGHIDIAKRALSLFDQVIIAVATNSKKQSLFSIDERLDLIHRVIKDLGIDESRLEVATFSGLTVDFCEQRGASAIIRGLRAVTDFDYEYAISLMNKKLAPELETVFFMASGENSFVSSSIVKEVARHGRSVAGHVHEFINEALLNKFKELK; this is encoded by the coding sequence ATGAGAAAGCTCGCTATTTACCCCGGTGCTTTTGACCCTATGACAAACGGGCATATTGATATAGCTAAACGTGCTCTAAGTTTATTTGATCAAGTCATAATTGCAGTCGCCACCAATTCAAAAAAACAATCCCTTTTCAGTATTGACGAGCGACTCGATTTAATTCATCGAGTCATTAAAGATTTAGGAATTGATGAAAGTCGACTTGAAGTTGCCACATTTAGTGGACTTACAGTTGACTTCTGTGAACAAAGAGGTGCAAGTGCAATCATCAGAGGATTACGAGCAGTAACCGACTTTGACTATGAATATGCAATATCCTTAATGAATAAAAAATTAGCTCCTGAGTTAGAAACTGTATTTTTTATGGCTTCAGGGGAAAACTCGTTTGTATCATCGAGTATCGTAAAAGAAGTAGCAAGACATGGTCGTAGTGTAGCAGGTCATGTCCATGAATTCATAAATGAAGCATTATTGAATAAATTTAAAGAATTAAAATAA
- a CDS encoding argininosuccinate synthase, translating to MKKEFSPKKIVLAYSGGLDTSVILAWLKDTYGCEVIAFCADVGQKEELTGLEDKGIQTGASKVYIQDLRLEFARDFIFPAIQGSAIYEMRYLLGTSLARPIIAKAMVDVALAEKADAFSHGATGKGNDQVRFELGFKALAPSLQIIAPWRTWEFKGRTDLIEYAKKKGIPVPVTAAKPYSMDRNLLHLSFEGGILEDPYKEPDPEMFLLSVSPEKAPDSPTYLELDFEEGNCVAVNGKRMNPLEVMEFLNKTGGENGIGRVDIVENRLVGIKSRGVYETPGGTILHIAHRDLESITLDRDTQHQKDDFSGEFARLIYNGHWFSNKMKAMRAYIAETQRYVTGTVKVKLYKGNCTVAGRKSSVSLYSHEMATFEKEELYNQFDAEGFINIYGLPTKETARLRK from the coding sequence ATGAAGAAGGAATTTTCCCCCAAAAAAATCGTACTCGCTTACTCTGGTGGTTTGGATACATCCGTAATCCTAGCTTGGTTAAAGGACACTTACGGCTGTGAAGTCATAGCTTTTTGTGCAGATGTCGGCCAAAAAGAAGAACTGACAGGTCTTGAAGATAAAGGCATTCAAACTGGTGCTTCCAAAGTCTACATCCAAGACTTACGTCTCGAATTTGCTCGAGATTTTATTTTCCCTGCTATTCAAGGGTCTGCCATTTATGAAATGCGTTATCTATTAGGCACGTCTCTTGCTCGCCCAATCATTGCAAAAGCAATGGTAGATGTCGCTCTTGCGGAAAAAGCAGACGCATTCTCACATGGAGCTACAGGAAAAGGCAATGACCAAGTTCGATTTGAGTTAGGTTTCAAGGCATTAGCCCCTTCTCTACAAATAATCGCTCCTTGGAGAACATGGGAGTTTAAAGGTCGCACTGATTTAATTGAATACGCAAAGAAAAAAGGAATCCCTGTTCCGGTTACTGCCGCTAAGCCGTATTCTATGGACAGAAATTTACTCCACTTATCTTTTGAAGGTGGAATATTAGAAGATCCTTATAAAGAACCTGATCCGGAAATGTTTTTACTTTCCGTATCTCCCGAAAAAGCTCCGGATTCGCCGACTTATTTAGAATTGGATTTTGAAGAAGGAAATTGTGTAGCGGTTAATGGCAAACGCATGAATCCGCTTGAGGTAATGGAATTTTTAAACAAAACCGGTGGAGAAAATGGAATCGGTCGAGTTGACATTGTAGAAAATCGATTAGTCGGAATAAAATCTCGTGGTGTATACGAAACTCCTGGTGGAACAATCTTACATATCGCACATCGTGATTTAGAGTCCATTACTTTGGATCGTGACACACAACACCAAAAGGATGATTTTTCTGGCGAGTTTGCTAGACTAATTTATAACGGCCACTGGTTCTCTAACAAAATGAAAGCAATGAGAGCATACATTGCAGAAACACAAAGATATGTAACTGGAACGGTTAAAGTCAAATTATACAAAGGCAACTGCACAGTAGCCGGCAGAAAGTCTTCCGTATCTCTCTATAGTCACGAAATGGCAACTTTTGAAAAAGAAGAACTTTACAATCAATTTGATGCGGAAGGATTTATTAATATCTACGGTCTTCCAACTAAAGAAACGGCGCGACTCAGAAAATAA
- a CDS encoding DnaJ domain-containing protein, with amino-acid sequence MSTLTQFPDYYAVLNLPFGSSPDVIKKYYRELAKVFHPDNKKTGQVEKFQHLLAAYQVLSGEFREAYDKAYLKNISVKANTEKSKKHFILPQERLIYTTSMTFLARRGLLRAGFRKKDRAKYTGLNHDIDLIIKKVESTQKIFVKIPLTVRILCPECLGSNIYCECCNGIGTYKSTRSLQIAFEPNLLVHNRVYEFELSRFRPDKFIHFKKKKLRVRIDIN; translated from the coding sequence ATGTCAACTCTCACCCAATTTCCAGACTACTATGCAGTGTTAAATCTGCCGTTCGGAAGTAGCCCGGACGTAATAAAAAAATACTACCGAGAATTGGCAAAAGTATTTCACCCTGACAACAAAAAAACAGGTCAAGTAGAAAAGTTCCAACATCTTCTTGCCGCATACCAAGTATTAAGCGGTGAATTCCGCGAAGCCTACGATAAAGCCTATCTCAAAAATATTTCTGTTAAGGCTAACACAGAGAAATCGAAAAAACATTTTATCCTCCCGCAAGAGCGGCTAATCTATACTACCTCCATGACATTTCTTGCCCGCAGGGGACTTCTCCGCGCCGGATTCAGAAAAAAAGACCGTGCGAAGTATACAGGGCTTAACCACGACATCGACTTAATAATCAAAAAAGTAGAATCCACTCAAAAAATATTCGTAAAAATTCCGTTAACTGTTAGAATCCTCTGCCCCGAATGCCTAGGCTCCAATATTTATTGTGAATGTTGTAATGGAATTGGAACTTATAAAAGCACACGTAGTTTACAAATTGCATTTGAACCAAACCTACTCGTCCACAATCGAGTTTATGAATTTGAACTAAGTCGATTTCGTCCTGATAAATTCATTCACTTCAAAAAAAAGAAACTCCGCGTAAGAATCGATATTAACTAA
- a CDS encoding adenylate/guanylate cyclase domain-containing protein: protein MKQFDNQIDTEQGVANQKKAIIPNLARLLGNLSIYYLIPDELPLFKNISFGILLYSIVWLCLEYFFVFNYKKFKFLPYLPATSDLIAVFILIYLTGGGNSTFTGILICLIVISTLFSPDTFQAKYLIYVSLLLYFLLLLGTYSELFPYVNYLNFEKNRNLFTYFISFFLLLLTVYGLYNSIKFIGQANLELNLKLKEMVNLSEIEKNRSEKLLLNILPSKVAEELKDNGFVQPVLYENVTILFTDFHGFTKIAETMSPKDLIKTLDTSFRKFDQVIEKFNLEKLKTIGDSYMCAGGLPVKNNTHPIDACLAALELKIFMKEIKNLKDSLGFEFWDLRIGIHSGPVIAGVIGEKKFAYDIWGDAVNTASRLESSGAIGEVNISQTVFDRVKDFFICEYRGKISAKNKGFVDMYFLKQIRPELSLDGLGITPNDTFLNLYNSLRK from the coding sequence ATGAAACAATTCGATAATCAAATTGATACAGAACAGGGAGTAGCGAATCAAAAAAAGGCTATCATACCAAACCTAGCGAGGTTACTCGGGAATCTTTCTATATACTATCTAATCCCGGATGAATTACCTTTATTTAAAAACATTTCTTTCGGAATCCTACTGTATTCGATCGTTTGGTTATGTTTAGAGTATTTTTTTGTTTTTAACTACAAAAAATTTAAATTTTTGCCTTATCTGCCTGCTACTTCTGATTTAATTGCCGTATTTATTTTAATTTATCTAACTGGCGGAGGCAATTCAACATTTACCGGCATTCTCATTTGTTTAATTGTAATTAGTACTCTTTTTTCCCCAGACACGTTTCAAGCGAAGTATTTAATTTATGTATCGTTATTACTTTATTTTTTGTTATTATTGGGAACTTATTCTGAATTATTTCCTTATGTAAATTATTTGAACTTTGAAAAAAATAGAAATTTATTTACTTATTTCATTTCCTTTTTCCTATTACTCCTTACAGTCTACGGTTTGTACAACTCAATCAAATTCATTGGACAAGCAAATTTAGAATTAAATTTAAAACTAAAGGAAATGGTGAATCTTTCAGAAATTGAGAAAAACAGAAGTGAAAAACTATTACTAAATATTTTACCCTCTAAAGTTGCCGAAGAATTAAAGGACAACGGATTTGTTCAACCAGTTCTATATGAAAACGTAACCATATTATTTACAGACTTTCATGGATTTACAAAAATTGCAGAAACAATGTCTCCGAAAGATTTAATAAAAACTCTAGATACAAGTTTTAGAAAGTTTGACCAAGTAATCGAAAAATTTAATTTAGAAAAACTTAAAACGATAGGCGATAGCTATATGTGCGCAGGTGGACTTCCAGTCAAAAATAATACTCATCCGATAGATGCCTGCCTAGCTGCATTAGAGTTAAAGATTTTTATGAAGGAAATTAAGAATCTCAAAGATTCTCTCGGTTTTGAATTTTGGGATCTAAGAATTGGTATCCACTCAGGACCGGTCATTGCAGGCGTGATCGGAGAAAAAAAATTCGCCTACGATATTTGGGGTGATGCAGTAAATACTGCAAGTAGGCTAGAATCTAGCGGAGCCATAGGAGAAGTCAATATATCACAAACAGTATTTGATAGAGTAAAAGATTTTTTCATTTGCGAATATAGAGGGAAAATCTCAGCAAAAAACAAAGGATTTGTAGATATGTATTTTTTAAAACAGATTCGACCCGAACTCTCCTTGGACGGTTTAGGAATAACTCCCAATGATACATTTTTAAACTTGTACAACTCACTTAGAAAATGA